One region of Flavobacterium pisciphilum genomic DNA includes:
- the traJ gene encoding conjugative transposon protein TraJ, translating into MEFNNLHQVLRSLYDEMLPLSADMAAVAKGLAGLGALFFVALKVWQALSRAEPIDVYPLLRPFALGLCIMFFPSIVLGTINAVLSPIVHGTHSILEDQVLDLNDLQAKKDQLEHEAMIRNPETAYMVSDAEFDKKLDELGWSPSDIGTMAGMYMDRQTYQIEKIIKEWFRNLLEILFQSAALVIDTIRTFFLIVLSILGPIAFAISVWDGFESTLTQWITRYVSVYLWLPVADLFSSMLARIQSLIIEKDIEMLADPSFIPDTSNTVYIIFMIIGIVGYFTIPTVTGWIIQAGGAGNFSRNVHQTAMKSGNIAGAGAGSAAGNIAGRLINK; encoded by the coding sequence ATGGAATTTAATAATCTTCACCAGGTCCTCCGCTCACTTTATGATGAGATGCTGCCACTCTCAGCCGATATGGCGGCAGTAGCCAAGGGACTTGCCGGACTCGGGGCACTGTTTTTTGTGGCTTTGAAAGTCTGGCAGGCGCTCAGCCGGGCAGAACCTATTGATGTCTACCCGCTGCTGCGCCCTTTTGCACTTGGGCTCTGCATCATGTTTTTCCCGAGCATTGTACTGGGCACTATCAATGCCGTATTAAGCCCGATAGTCCACGGAACGCACAGCATTCTGGAAGATCAGGTATTGGACCTGAACGATCTGCAGGCAAAAAAAGACCAGCTGGAGCATGAAGCGATGATCCGCAATCCCGAGACCGCCTATATGGTATCGGACGCGGAGTTTGACAAGAAACTCGACGAGCTGGGCTGGTCTCCTTCGGATATCGGGACTATGGCCGGAATGTATATGGACAGGCAGACCTATCAGATAGAGAAAATAATAAAAGAATGGTTTCGCAACCTGCTTGAAATACTGTTTCAGTCTGCAGCGCTGGTTATCGATACCATACGGACTTTCTTTCTGATTGTTCTCTCGATCCTTGGCCCTATTGCATTTGCCATATCAGTCTGGGACGGCTTTGAGTCAACACTCACCCAGTGGATTACCCGTTACGTCAGCGTTTATCTCTGGCTTCCAGTAGCGGACCTGTTCAGCTCAATGCTAGCCAGGATCCAGTCACTGATCATTGAAAAGGACATTGAAATGCTTGCAGATCCCTCTTTCATTCCTGATACCTCAAACACGGTGTACATCATTTTTATGATCATCGGTATCGTGGGTTATTTTACTATTCCGACGGTAACAGGCTGGATTATACAGGCAGGAGGCGCAGGAAACTTTTCACGAAACGTTCACCAGACTGCCATGAAATCCGGAAATATCGCAGGCGCCGGAGCAGGATCGGCCGCTGGCAACATTGCCGGAAGGCTGATCAATAAATAA
- the traK gene encoding conjugative transposon protein TraK has product MEFKTLRNIENSFRQIRLYAILFAGLCATVTGYALWKSYGFAELQRQKIYVLDNGKSLMLALAQDASINRPVEAREHVRRFHELFFTLAPDKNAIESNMKRAFNLADKSAFDYYKDLLEKGYYGRIISGNVQQRIEIDSVVCNFETYPYAVRSYARQIIIRSSNVTRRSLLTSCLLVNSVRSDNNPQGFTIEKFAVVENRDIEVIER; this is encoded by the coding sequence ATGGAATTTAAAACACTGAGAAATATAGAAAACAGTTTTAGGCAGATCAGGCTCTACGCTATCTTGTTTGCCGGGCTCTGTGCAACGGTGACCGGATACGCCCTTTGGAAATCGTACGGTTTTGCCGAGCTGCAGCGCCAGAAAATTTATGTGCTGGACAATGGCAAATCGCTCATGCTGGCACTTGCCCAGGACGCCTCGATCAACCGTCCGGTTGAAGCACGCGAGCACGTAAGGCGCTTTCACGAACTGTTCTTTACCCTGGCACCGGATAAAAATGCCATTGAAAGCAACATGAAAAGGGCATTTAACCTTGCCGATAAAAGCGCCTTTGACTATTACAAGGACCTTTTGGAGAAAGGCTATTACGGCCGTATCATATCGGGCAATGTACAGCAGCGTATCGAGATAGACAGTGTGGTCTGCAATTTCGAGACGTATCCGTATGCGGTGAGAAGCTATGCCCGGCAGATTATAATACGCTCCAGCAATGTGACCCGGCGCAGTCTGCTTACATCCTGCCTACTGGTCAACTCGGTGCGTTCGGACAATAACCCTCAGGGCTTTACTATTGAAAAGTTTGCGGTGGTTGAAAACAGGGACATAGAAGTTATTGAACGCTAA
- a CDS encoding nitrogen regulatory IIA protein, whose amino-acid sequence MKNLRTKIDQWLEKLDKDWEAMPVKRQHLVILYFFAAYVLLTGVVIFNVCRDTAAARNSMAVDHIENPAPSGKQSPAPLQDSLKPILKQ is encoded by the coding sequence ATGAAAAATTTAAGAACAAAAATAGACCAGTGGCTGGAAAAGCTTGATAAGGACTGGGAAGCGATGCCTGTAAAAAGGCAGCATCTGGTGATACTGTACTTTTTTGCAGCGTACGTGCTGCTTACCGGAGTTGTCATTTTCAATGTCTGCCGTGATACTGCAGCTGCCCGAAATAGCATGGCTGTAGACCATATCGAAAACCCCGCCCCGTCAGGAAAACAAAGTCCGGCGCCTTTGCAGGATTCCCTAAAGCCTATTTTAAAACAATAA
- the traM gene encoding conjugative transposon protein TraM: MKDTKKKVSLLSEGTGHSSTSFLPDEKKGTVERLKKPLIFTLMGIVCIGCLYLIFNPSTDKKQIENIGLNDSVPQASESVLQEDKEKAYEQEMLEDKEEQKKKALTTLSDYWNQDSDKQKETVPDQAEEPNNPALNSYRNAQSTLGSFYQQETGETKELRRQLEELKEELAQKDVPAPVTIDDQLALMEKSYQMAAKYLPSGSSPAEPVGKNTAAPIAHSQKEAFEALIPAKKNRVSSLYRQPSDSTFLAEWDKNGNHGFYTAGKSEELQQPKNSVKACVHQSQTIIGETAVSLRLLEPARMSGLTVRAGTMVTANAKIQAGRLQLKVTSIELDGIIIPADITIYDLDGQQGVAVPYSAERNALTEMAGNMSQQSGTSLMMTQSAGQQMAADLSRGVVQGISGYFSKKVRTPKVILKAGHQVFLVSKK, encoded by the coding sequence ATGAAAGACACTAAGAAAAAGGTCAGCCTTCTCTCAGAAGGGACCGGCCATAGCAGTACCTCGTTTTTGCCTGATGAAAAAAAGGGAACTGTCGAGCGTCTTAAAAAGCCGCTGATTTTTACCCTGATGGGTATTGTCTGCATCGGCTGCCTGTATCTGATTTTTAATCCTTCGACAGATAAAAAGCAGATCGAAAATATCGGGCTGAATGACAGCGTGCCGCAGGCAAGCGAATCGGTACTGCAGGAAGACAAGGAGAAAGCGTATGAGCAGGAAATGCTCGAAGACAAAGAAGAGCAAAAAAAGAAAGCGTTAACAACGCTGTCCGATTACTGGAATCAGGACAGCGATAAGCAGAAAGAAACCGTGCCTGATCAGGCGGAAGAGCCAAACAATCCAGCGCTGAACAGCTACCGCAATGCACAAAGCACGCTGGGCTCTTTTTATCAGCAAGAGACCGGTGAAACAAAAGAACTCCGCAGGCAACTCGAGGAGCTCAAGGAGGAACTCGCCCAAAAGGATGTTCCCGCCCCTGTCACTATTGATGACCAATTGGCACTTATGGAAAAATCCTATCAGATGGCCGCCAAGTACCTTCCATCCGGATCCAGTCCTGCAGAGCCTGTAGGCAAAAACACTGCTGCGCCGATTGCACACTCACAAAAGGAGGCTTTTGAAGCATTAATTCCCGCAAAAAAAAACAGGGTATCCTCGCTGTACCGCCAACCTTCCGACAGCACTTTTCTGGCTGAATGGGATAAAAACGGAAACCACGGATTTTACACCGCAGGTAAATCAGAAGAGCTGCAACAGCCAAAAAACAGCGTGAAGGCATGCGTGCACCAGTCTCAGACCATTATTGGTGAGACAGCTGTTTCCCTTCGTTTGTTAGAGCCTGCCCGGATGTCAGGTCTTACTGTAAGGGCAGGAACAATGGTAACGGCGAATGCCAAGATACAGGCAGGACGCCTGCAGTTAAAAGTCACTTCAATCGAACTGGACGGTATTATTATCCCGGCGGACATCACCATTTATGACCTGGACGGACAGCAGGGCGTAGCTGTTCCCTATTCAGCTGAAAGGAATGCCCTTACAGAAATGGCGGGCAATATGAGCCAGCAGTCCGGGACGAGCCTTATGATGACACAGTCTGCGGGACAGCAAATGGCCGCGGATTTAAGCCGGGGCGTAGTCCAGGGCATCTCGGGCTATTTCTCCAAAAAAGTAAGAACGCCTAAAGTGATCCTGAAAGCGGGACATCAGGTCTTTCTGGTGTCTAAAAAATAA
- the traN gene encoding conjugative transposon protein TraN — protein MKNHFKTFWATALLIAFSLTSSAQENQIENLEFAKIEPYNMQVTYDKTSHLIFPSAIRYVDLGSEHLIAEKAQDAENVLRVKSSVKNFEEETNFSVITDDGRFYSFNVHYSSSPPTLSYDLVAMQKATDKARGNGVLFEELGKTPPSLAVLILETIYKKNKRIVKHIASKRFGIQFTLKGIYIHNGRYYFHTELGNQTNVPFVIDFMSFKVIDKKTARRTAAQQITLVPLRMFKPLTEIPGRSTDQNVFLLDQFTIADDKLLVIEIFEKNGGRHQILELENSDLVKARLINDMHLKF, from the coding sequence ATGAAAAATCATTTCAAAACATTTTGGGCAACCGCCCTTTTAATAGCCTTTTCACTGACCTCATCTGCGCAGGAGAACCAAATCGAAAACCTTGAGTTCGCAAAGATAGAACCCTACAATATGCAGGTTACCTATGACAAAACTTCGCATCTTATTTTCCCTTCGGCTATCCGATATGTGGATCTTGGAAGCGAACACCTGATTGCGGAAAAGGCCCAGGATGCGGAAAATGTGCTGCGCGTCAAGTCATCGGTCAAGAATTTTGAAGAAGAAACGAACTTTTCAGTAATTACCGATGACGGCCGTTTTTACAGTTTTAACGTGCACTACAGTTCCAGCCCGCCTACTCTCAGCTATGATCTTGTGGCAATGCAGAAAGCCACGGACAAGGCAAGGGGAAACGGCGTTCTTTTTGAAGAGCTTGGGAAAACTCCGCCATCGCTCGCTGTACTGATACTGGAAACCATTTACAAAAAAAATAAGCGAATCGTAAAACACATTGCATCGAAGCGTTTCGGCATACAATTCACCTTAAAGGGAATTTATATCCACAATGGCAGGTATTATTTTCATACGGAACTTGGAAACCAAACCAATGTCCCTTTCGTCATTGATTTTATGAGCTTCAAGGTGATAGACAAAAAAACAGCCAGACGCACTGCCGCTCAGCAAATAACGCTGGTCCCGCTTCGCATGTTCAAGCCCCTTACGGAGATTCCAGGAAGGAGCACAGACCAGAATGTTTTCCTTTTAGACCAGTTTACCATCGCTGATGACAAGCTGTTGGTAATTGAGATTTTCGAGAAAAACGGAGGCAGGCACCAGATACTGGAGCTGGAAAATTCAGATTTGGTAAAAGCAAGGCTGATCAATGACATGCACCTGAAATTTTAA
- a CDS encoding conjugal transfer protein TraO: MKKYIYAVILVLTSIIMTNAQRMIPRQKGFEINTGTLSGDSPWRNYFLNLGMTINGKNGSYQLWTLEYSHQYSKYKGLNLPLETYIAEGGYSFFLLGDARRNIVLNAALTGVLGYESINRGEDLLQDGAKIISEDSFLYGAGGRLSYETYLSDHLVLLLQGRIKVLFGTGLQQLRPSAGLGLRYNF, encoded by the coding sequence ATGAAAAAATATATCTATGCAGTGATCCTGGTATTGACCAGCATTATTATGACCAACGCACAGCGCATGATCCCGAGGCAAAAAGGATTCGAAATTAATACCGGAACCTTATCCGGTGATAGCCCATGGCGTAATTATTTCCTGAACCTTGGCATGACCATAAATGGCAAAAACGGCAGTTATCAGCTTTGGACATTGGAGTACAGCCACCAGTATTCGAAGTACAAAGGCCTGAACCTGCCTTTGGAAACCTATATCGCGGAAGGCGGTTACAGTTTCTTCCTGCTGGGCGATGCCCGCAGGAATATTGTCCTGAATGCAGCCCTTACGGGAGTTTTGGGTTATGAGAGCATCAACCGCGGTGAGGATCTGCTGCAGGACGGGGCTAAAATAATAAGCGAAGACAGCTTCCTTTACGGCGCCGGCGGACGGTTGTCTTATGAAACCTACCTGTCCGATCATCTGGTGCTTTTGCTGCAGGGCCGCATAAAAGTGTTGTTTGGCACTGGCCTGCAGCAGCTCCGCCCCTCGGCTGGTTTGGGATTAAGGTATAACTTTTAA
- a CDS encoding DUF3872 domain-containing protein gives MMKAIFNRFKIGLLPVLMLSLTLLSCQSDELQIQHNFPFEVKTMPVPAGIAHGKTVEIRITIERDGNYAGAQYFLRYFQFEGKGTLRYYEDAPYLPNDLYQLPQERFRLYYTSESLVSQSFDVWISDNFGNEKKLTFEFSNSD, from the coding sequence ATGATGAAAGCAATTTTTAACAGATTCAAAATAGGGTTACTGCCAGTCCTCATGTTATCCTTGACCCTTTTATCGTGTCAGAGTGACGAACTTCAAATACAGCATAATTTTCCTTTTGAGGTCAAAACAATGCCGGTTCCCGCAGGTATTGCCCATGGAAAAACAGTGGAGATAAGAATTACCATTGAAAGGGACGGCAATTATGCAGGCGCGCAGTATTTCCTGCGCTACTTTCAATTCGAGGGCAAGGGAACACTGCGGTATTATGAAGATGCCCCTTACTTGCCGAACGACTTATATCAACTGCCCCAGGAGCGGTTCAGGCTGTATTACACCTCTGAGTCCCTCGTTTCACAATCTTTCGATGTTTGGATTTCAGATAATTTTGGAAACGAGAAGAAACTCACTTTTGAATTTAGTAATAGTGATTAA
- a CDS encoding GDCCVxC domain-containing (seleno)protein: MEIKLESIITCPNCGHKKEEIMPTNACQYFYECEKCKTMLKPLEGDCCVYCSYGSVKCPPIQEGAKCC; this comes from the coding sequence ATGGAAATAAAGTTAGAGTCAATCATAACCTGTCCAAACTGTGGGCATAAAAAAGAAGAAATAATGCCGACAAATGCCTGTCAGTATTTTTACGAATGCGAAAAATGCAAGACAATGCTAAAACCTTTGGAAGGTGACTGTTGTGTGTATTGCAGTTATGGAAGCGTCAAGTGCCCGCCAATCCAGGAAGGTGCAAAATGCTGCTAA
- the merTP gene encoding mercuric transport protein MerTP: protein MKTDKKLIGTGLFTAVAASLCCITPVLALIAGTSGLASTFSWLEPFRPYLIGLTVVVLGFAWYQKLESQKNADCNCEIIEKPNFMQTKSFLGIITVMAALLLSFPMYAHIFFPKVQSTATITQTSKIQKVEFTIKGMTCAGCEHHVKTEISKLKGIIEVVVSYEKGNAIVRFDSKQTSIDEIGKAINSTGYTALKSKTIS, encoded by the coding sequence ATGAAAACGGATAAAAAACTAATCGGCACCGGGCTTTTTACAGCAGTAGCAGCTTCACTTTGCTGCATTACACCTGTTTTGGCGCTGATTGCAGGAACAAGCGGGCTTGCTTCAACTTTTTCCTGGCTCGAACCCTTCAGGCCTTATCTAATCGGTTTGACAGTTGTAGTGCTTGGTTTTGCCTGGTATCAAAAGTTGGAATCGCAAAAAAACGCTGACTGTAATTGTGAAATAATTGAAAAACCGAATTTTATGCAAACAAAATCATTTTTAGGGATTATCACCGTTATGGCGGCTTTACTTTTATCTTTTCCAATGTATGCCCATATCTTTTTTCCAAAGGTTCAAAGTACAGCCACTATTACCCAAACTTCCAAGATTCAGAAAGTGGAGTTTACAATTAAAGGAATGACTTGTGCAGGTTGTGAGCATCACGTTAAAACTGAAATTAGCAAACTAAAAGGAATTATCGAAGTTGTGGTTTCTTATGAGAAAGGAAACGCCATTGTTCGTTTTGACAGCAAACAGACAAGTATTGATGAAATCGGGAAAGCGATCAACTCCACAGGCTATACAGCACTAAAAAGTAAAACTATATCATAA
- a CDS encoding ArsR/SmtB family transcription factor, whose amino-acid sequence MDNTSCIRQQADIKQIIRCKERVSELHVSFDYLSNGLELAGNKVRLRILFLLYEEKRLCVCDLSDILGMTISAVSQHLRKLRDRNLIVTERESQTIFYSLTKEYENMLNPFFKILDNNKIAATI is encoded by the coding sequence GACAACAGGCAGACATTAAGCAGATTATTCGTTGCAAAGAACGGGTTTCAGAACTTCATGTCTCTTTTGACTATTTATCAAATGGACTTGAATTGGCAGGCAATAAGGTAAGGCTGAGGATTTTGTTTCTGCTTTATGAAGAAAAACGCCTTTGTGTTTGTGATTTAAGCGATATTCTGGGTATGACTATTTCAGCAGTCTCCCAGCATTTACGAAAACTCAGGGACAGGAACCTCATTGTAACCGAAAGGGAGTCACAGACTATTTTTTATTCATTGACAAAAGAATACGAAAATATGCTCAACCCATTTTTTAAAATACTGGACAATAATAAAATTGCAGCAACAATATGA